The Streptomyces taklimakanensis nucleotide sequence GCGAGGCCGGTGGCCCGACCGCGCAGGTGTCCGGGGTGGACGTTGGTGAGCAGGGACAGCCCCACCGGCATGATCACGGCGGCTCCGACGCCTTGGGCGACGCGTGCGGCGACCAGCATGGGCAGGCTCGTGGCGAGCGCGCACACCAGGGAGGCGGCGCCGAAGAGGGACAGCCCCAGGACGAGGAGCCTGTGGCGACCGAGGAGGTCGCCGAGGCGGCCGGCGCCGAGCATGAGGGCGCCGGTGGACAGCAGGTAGGCGCTCACCACCCATTGCACTCCGTCCCCTTGTGCGCCGAGGTCGGCACCGATGCGGGGAAGCGCGAAAATGAGGGCGAAGGCGTCCAGTTGAACGCAGAACACCCCCATCGACATGGCGAGCAGCACCCGGGTGCGCAGGTGCGGTCGTGCGGTCATGTGGGCGTCTCCTGGCCGTGTGACGACGGTCCCGCGCCGCAACGCGGGTGGGGGCGGGATCGTGAGGGGGGAGGGCAGCGGAGCACGCGGGAAGCCGCAGCAGTGGCGGGGCTGCCGGGACGGACGCCGGGCGGGGCGTCGGGAGAGCGGGGGCCGCTACGGGCCCACATCGCCTGACCGCTCAAAACCGCCGCCCGAACACCGGGGGCGGGAGCGCTTTCACGATAGGCGGCGCGCCGATGGCCTGCCAACCACCCCCTGTCTCAAAGGCCGGGTACTCGCGGGGGCGCCCCGTGACGGAGCGGTGTGCTCCACGACAGCCCTGTGCTGTCGAGCGCCTCCCGGAACACCGGTGGGCCGACCCCGGCGGGGGATCCGGCGGACCCCGCGCCGGCTGCGACGTTCCGCGGTGGTCGGCCGTTCTGTCGAGCGGTGGGTGTCCACCGTCGACGAGCGTGTCGTCAGACGTCGACTCGGGGCTGTGCGGGGCCGAGGTGGCGCACGGTGGTCTGCTCGGCGTGCCGGGCGAGCAGGTCCCGCAGTTCGTTCGCGGCGGCCTCGAGGAGGTGGCCGTCGCGGGTGGCGTGGAGGGTTTCGAGGACGAAGGCGACACGCGTGGAGTCCTCGGTGACGCGGGTGCGGTGGGCGTCGCGGTGGTTCCAGTGGCGGGTCAGGACGCCGAGGGCGTCCGCGTAGACGATCTCGCCGGGCTTGGGGTGTTCGATGGTGTCGGGTTCGCCGAGCGGGGTGAAGGTCTCGGTGCCGTCCGCGTGGCGGATGTCGATCCCTCCGGTGACGTGGTCGAGGTCGAAGGCGCCGGCGGGCAGGCCGTGGCGGACGGAGACAACGTTGTAGGAGTCGACGGCCGGGTTGATGCGCGGCAGGCTCCCCTTCTTCGCGAGGCGGCGGCCGAGCGCGTCGACACTGGGGCGGACGCGGCGGGGGTTGGTGCCGAAGGAGCGGTAGGCGGTGTGCCACGCCTCGACGCGCGGGTCGCTCTCGTCGGCCGGCCGCCAGGCACCGTCGGCGAGTCGCTGCTCCAGTTCCCCGAGGGCGGCGGTCGTGTCGGGCCAGGGTTCGTGGCCGCGCAGGCCGGTGGCGGTGACCACGGCGATGAGGGTGTCGGGGAAGGCGTCCGCGACGGCGGGAGCGAGGCGGAGGGCGGTCATGAGCGGTGTTCCGTTCGTGTGTCGGGGCGGGGCGGGGCGGGGTGGGTCGGGGGCCGGGGACGGGGACGGAGGCGTGGTCGTCGAAGACGGTGAACAGGACGTTCGGGTCGTGCTCGACCGCCTTCCGGCCGGGGTTGGGGCGGGCGGGGTGGATCAGGAGGCCGAAGTCGTGCCCCTCGGCGATCCGGGTCCGCCGTTCGGCTTCGTCCGGGTCGGCGTCCCAGGGCTGGATGATCACGCGGGTCTCCTTGCGGCGGTGCGGCGGAGGAGGAGTCAGGTGAGGGCGAGGAGGCCGACGGCGACGGCGGCGGTGCCCAGGCCGACGAACTGGCCGCGGTGGATGCGCTCGGCGAGCACGCCGCGGGCGAGCAGGACGGTGCCGGCCGGGTAGAGGGCGGTGATCACGGCGACGACGGCGAGGTCCCCGCTGCGGGCGGCGAGCAGGAACAGCAGGTTCGCCACCGAGTCCAACACGCCCGCGGCGGCCGACATCGCGTACGCGGGCCTCTCGGAGCCCAGCTTGCGGTACATCAGTCCGGCCGCGGTCAGGGTGACGGCCGAGGAGACGGCCCGGCCGATGATCAGCGGGGCCACGCCGCTGTCGGAGGGTGCCTGGTGGAGGAAGACCAGTTGGAGGGCGATGGCGGCGCCCGCGCCGAAGGCCGACAGCAGCGCGCCGCGGGAGGGTCGTGCCGGTCCGTCGCCGTGGCCGGCGCTGACCAGTACGACCGCGACCAGGGCGAGCGGCAGCCCGATCAGTCCGGCGGCTCCGAGGTGCTCCCCTTGGAGCAGGCCCACGGCAACGGGAAGCATGGCGGAGACCAGCGCGGTGACGGGCGAGAGCACGTTCATCGGGCCGATCGCCAGAGTCCGGTAGAGCAGGGCGAACGCCGCGGCCGACGCGCCACCCGACGCGGCGCCCCAGACGAGAGCGCCGGTGTCGAAGGAGGCTCCGAGGAAAGGCCACAGCAGCAGCTCGACCGCGAGCGAGGCCGGGGCCGCGACCATCACCGTGCGCAACACGTGGGCCCTGCGGGCGCCGAGGCCGCCGAGGAAGTCGGCACATCCGTAGGCGAGGGAGCTGCCCAGGGCCAGCAGCAGAGCGATCACGGTACGTACATCCCTTACTATTCACTGGAACGACTGAACCGTACATCAGACCGACCGAAGCCTGTCAACCGAACGACCGAGCAGTACATCAAAATGGTCCACTCGCAAGGAGGACGATCAGATGGCCGAGGCAGAGGAAGCCCTGCGGACGCTCGCGCACAACGTCAGGGCGGCCCGCAACCGCGCCGGCCTCTCCCTGGACGAACTCGGCCGACGCGCCAAGGTCAGCAAGGGTGCCCTGGTCGGGCTGGAGAAGGCCCAGGGCAACCCCAACTTCGCCACCCTGATCCGGCTGGCCGACACCCTCGGCGTCTCCGTCTCCGCCCTGTTGGAAGGCCCGACCGAGGGCCGCGTCCGCGTCGTGACCACCGACGCCGTGATGCCGCTGTGGACCGGGAGCCGGGGCAGTGAGGCACGGCTTCTGCTGACGACCTCGGGCCCGGCTCCGGTCGAGGTCTGGCGTTGGAAACTCGAACCCGGCGAGGAGTACCCCAGCCACCCCCACCAGGCCGGAGTCGTCGAAACCCTCAGCGTCACCGCCGGACGGATGATCCTCGTCGTCGACGGGATCGAGCACCCCGTCGAAGCCGGCCAGACCGCCACCTTCGACGGCGACGTCCCCCACGCCTACCGCGGGGCCGGCACCGCAACCTGTCACGTGATCATGACCGTCCACATCCCGCCGGGCCCCACTCCCAGCACCTGACCCGCGCGGACGGCAACACCACCGTGACCGGGCCCCGGACGGACCGGGCCACCTCCTCGCCCCCATCGTCCCCGTCGCCGTCGAACCGCCACGTCGCCGACCGCCCACGGTCCGCCCGGCGGACCGCGGGGCCGGCGGACAAAGGATCACCGTCCCGTTCACGGAGCGGGGCGCTCCGACGGACGACGAGCGGACGCGACCGGCGCCGACCGGAAGGCGGGGCCGACCGGAGCGCGGTGAGCGTGACCCCACCTCGTGTCGGGCCGTCAGCACGCTACCGGTCCGCACCCGCGTCGGACACATCACCGCCCGGATGAAGAACCGCAGGCTCCCCCGCGGCTGTCGGCAACACGGCGGCGGCCTCCACCGCCTGGTCCGAGTCGTCGCCCACCTGCCCGACCTGGCCCTCGCCGCGCGACCGGCAAAAGGCCGGAAAGGAGTTCCGGCTGCCTGCCCACAACCTCCTGGAACACGCTTTGGCGACAGTAGGGGAAGGGCGATCACGCCACCCGCTCGTCAGGGGATCGCAGAGCAGACCACCATGCCCAACAGGTGCTTTGGTATGACATTGGCCATTATCCACCCGCAAAGAGGCCGTAGCTCCACACGAAAGTCCTGCACGAAGACCGAAGTCCACCAACTCGCCGAGAAAAGCGAATCCTTCGGCCATACTCGATCCCACACCCTGAGGGCAGGGCACCACCCTCGACTCGAAAGTCCGCACAGCCCGAAACACTCACCCATGAGGAGTACACGGTCGTGACACGGCTTCGAAAAATCAGAACCGCGCTTGCTCTTGCCTCCGCCTGCGCCGCCATCGTGGCGTTCCCCAGCCAGGCCGGAGCCACAGCGGACCAAGTCCGACAGCCCACCGACGCCCAGACCGCAGCGGCTGCCGCCTCGTGCAGCACCGGCTATGTGTGCTTCTGGACCGGCCTTGACTACACCGGCTCGAAGTGCACCTGGCTCGACGGCGATCCCGACTGGTACAGCGGTAGCATCAGGTGTTCCTGGGCAGCGAACGGCACCCCGGCCCGTTCCGTGTACAACGCTGGGACAAGCACGCGCTGGACCGGCGTCGCATACTACGCTGGCGCCAACTACGTCAGTCGTGTCGGCTGCACGCCGCAAGGTCGGGGCGGCAACTTCACTCAACCGCGCGCTCTACGCTCACACCGGTGGATCAGCACGAGCTGTGGCTGACGCCTCGCCCCGATCAGTCCGATCCCCGGCGGGCGACTCGGATAGGAAGCCGCCCGGGCCGAGGCTCCCACCGAACGACAGGAGAAGCCGGAACCTCGGCCCGTCACGGGCGTCCGCCACTTTCCACCGCACGGCTCAAGTTGTTCAGAGGTCATGTTTCAAGTCGGATTTTCGGCCCACGCCTCATGCCGTGATGATCACGGTGCGAGGCGTGGGGACTTTCCGTTCCGCGCTTGACCGCACCGCACCCGACCGAGGTACGCCCGTGTTCGGGGAGCGACATGTTGTCGACCACCCCTGCCTCGGGCCGGATCGCCTCGCGATCCGAATGAGAATGTCCGCGACGTGAGACTCGACCGGGTAGGTGGTCCCGCGGGCCGCTCGCGACGGATGGCCGTGCCGTGCCGCCGCGCCTCCTCATCCGATGGTGACGACACGCGCCCAGGGCGGTGGGGTGTCCGGGGTGTAGTCGGAGTTCTCCTCGTCCACGGCACGAGCGGCTCGGGGCAGGAGACCGACGACGGTGCGGCAGGGCGGCTGTACGGAGGGCCACGGCGTCTGGCCATCCGTCAAAGCGACAATCACGTCCGGGCGGGGCCGGGAGCGGAGTGCCCGAGCGAAGCCGGAGCGCAGATCCGTCCCCCCACCACCGACCAGTTCGATGCTCTCGGCCCGGCAGAGCGGGACGGCGACCCCGGCCGCCGCGTCGCAGGAGATCACCGAGACCAAGTCTCGCCGTCCGCCCACCGCCCGCGAGATCGCCGCCACCTCCAGCAACGCGCTGCCCAGCTCGGCGTCACTTACCGACCCAGAGGTGTCGATCACGACGCAGACCCGAGGCGGCGTACGGCGCAGACTCGGCAGCAGCACCCCGGGTACGCCGGCCGAGCGCCGGGATGGGCGCCGATAGCTGTGGTCCTCGCCCGCCCCTGACGCACTCGCCGCCGAGCGGACCGCCGCTCCCAACAACTGCCGCCACGGCTGCGACGGATGGAACGCCTCGTCCGCCCATCGGCGCCACCCCTCCGGCGCGTCGCCCGGTCGGCCTCTGATCCCCTCCGCGACTCGGAGGCGGACCGCGTCCCGCTGTTGTCTGCTCAGCCCGTATGCCCCGCCGGGTCCCAGTTCCCACGGCCGGTCCTGCCCGTCGGCACCACTGCCGCAGTCCAACCAGGCCAGGTCCGCGGCGACCCCTGACATCGACGCCGTCCGCAGGTACTCCTCCATCAGCAGTCCGTCAGGCAGCCGCAACAGCGACGGCAGCGCCGCCCCGGCGGGCAAGGACAGGCCATCGCCGTAGATGTCGTCGTTGATTTCGAAGTCGGCGGCAATGTTCCGCCGCAGCCGCTCGCCCGGCCCGTGCTCCCGGTGTTCCCGCGCATACCTCTCGCTCCGCCCATGGTGGTCCCGGAGCAGGTGGGAGACTTCGTGCACCCAGACGCCCGCCAACTCCTCCACCGGGGTGCGGTCCACGAAGCCGGGAGAGACGTAGCAGCGCCAGTGCGCGTCCACCGCCATCGTCGG carries:
- a CDS encoding B3/4 domain-containing protein — encoded protein: MTALRLAPAVADAFPDTLIAVVTATGLRGHEPWPDTTAALGELEQRLADGAWRPADESDPRVEAWHTAYRSFGTNPRRVRPSVDALGRRLAKKGSLPRINPAVDSYNVVSVRHGLPAGAFDLDHVTGGIDIRHADGTETFTPLGEPDTIEHPKPGEIVYADALGVLTRHWNHRDAHRTRVTEDSTRVAFVLETLHATRDGHLLEAAANELRDLLARHAEQTTVRHLGPAQPRVDV
- a CDS encoding EamA family transporter; amino-acid sequence: MIALLLALGSSLAYGCADFLGGLGARRAHVLRTVMVAAPASLAVELLLWPFLGASFDTGALVWGAASGGASAAAFALLYRTLAIGPMNVLSPVTALVSAMLPVAVGLLQGEHLGAAGLIGLPLALVAVVLVSAGHGDGPARPSRGALLSAFGAGAAIALQLVFLHQAPSDSGVAPLIIGRAVSSAVTLTAAGLMYRKLGSERPAYAMSAAAGVLDSVANLLFLLAARSGDLAVVAVITALYPAGTVLLARGVLAERIHRGQFVGLGTAAVAVGLLALT
- a CDS encoding helix-turn-helix domain-containing protein, encoding MAEAEEALRTLAHNVRAARNRAGLSLDELGRRAKVSKGALVGLEKAQGNPNFATLIRLADTLGVSVSALLEGPTEGRVRVVTTDAVMPLWTGSRGSEARLLLTTSGPAPVEVWRWKLEPGEEYPSHPHQAGVVETLSVTAGRMILVVDGIEHPVEAGQTATFDGDVPHAYRGAGTATCHVIMTVHIPPGPTPST
- a CDS encoding peptidase inhibitor family I36 protein gives rise to the protein MAFPSQAGATADQVRQPTDAQTAAAAASCSTGYVCFWTGLDYTGSKCTWLDGDPDWYSGSIRCSWAANGTPARSVYNAGTSTRWTGVAYYAGANYVSRVGCTPQGRGGNFTQPRALRSHRWISTSCG
- a CDS encoding DUF2201 family putative metallopeptidase, translating into MEKLLTARLHAVKVRPYLADALFALHVVEDRSVPTMAVDAHWRCYVSPGFVDRTPVEELAGVWVHEVSHLLRDHHGRSERYAREHREHGPGERLRRNIAADFEINDDIYGDGLSLPAGAALPSLLRLPDGLLMEEYLRTASMSGVAADLAWLDCGSGADGQDRPWELGPGGAYGLSRQQRDAVRLRVAEGIRGRPGDAPEGWRRWADEAFHPSQPWRQLLGAAVRSAASASGAGEDHSYRRPSRRSAGVPGVLLPSLRRTPPRVCVVIDTSGSVSDAELGSALLEVAAISRAVGGRRDLVSVISCDAAAGVAVPLCRAESIELVGGGGTDLRSGFARALRSRPRPDVIVALTDGQTPWPSVQPPCRTVVGLLPRAARAVDEENSDYTPDTPPPWARVVTIG